Genomic window (Accipiter gentilis chromosome 7, bAccGen1.1, whole genome shotgun sequence):
CCGCCCCTCCACAGGCAAGAGGGGGCACGTCCCCCGCGCCCGCCGACGGCACAGCGTGGCTTGGCACAGGCCGGCATGGCGTGGTGGGGTTCAGTTTTGATGGGCCTGGCGCAGCTGAGCGTGGCCTGGTGCGGCTCGGCGATGTCCAGTGCCACATGCCGCCATCTTCCATGGCTTGGCTCGCTCAGCGTGGCGCGGCACGGTGCTGGCAGCACCGAGAACCTGGACATGGCGGTGCTGTgtgcctgcctctgccttccccagggtgcaggctgggctgcagccacCATATGGACCTCCCACCCCAGTGTCACCCAGGAGCCCTGGTGTCACCCAGCAGCACTGGTGTCACCCAGCAGCACCATAGAGATGGGTGGGCATTACCCATGGCTGGGCATGGAGTTGCAGGCCCAGTTGCAGCACTGAGTTGCATGCCACTGCTGCCCATACCCTGCCTGCAGGTCAGGAGAGCAGCAGGCTCCTTCTTCCTACGGGCTCCATCGCCCACCTGCACTAGCTCCATGGGGACGTGTGGGTCCCCAGTGCAGCACCATGGGGACCCCGGGTGCCACTGCCAGCAGTGCCGGGTTTACAGCTGAGGCCAAGCCCTGCCAGGCACAGCGTGGGAAAGGCCCGGCTCACGCAGGCAGGGCTTGACTGGGCAAGGAGTGGCCCCAGGCTGGGgcaaagggggagggagggggccaggCCCTCACCAGGAGCGGGGGCAGGAACCGGCGGCGCGGGTGCTGATCCTAATCTGCGGTGGCAGGAAGTGTGGCCCCCgttcccagcctggctgggctccGCGGGGCGGCCCACGGCCCTCGGGGCCCTCTTCCCGGCACTCGCCCGCCCACCCATACCCGCCGCCGGCGAGGCCCGCGTTCCCAGGACGGGGCTGCCGGGAGCCGGCAGCTGCGCCTGGCCgtgccggggggccgggggggtgggtgggctggTGCAGGAAGCGCCGCACCTCGGCGCCGTTCAAAGGCACCACGCCGAGATTTCCCCCTTTGCTGTGGTGTCGTggggggcggcgcgggcggctGGGTGCTGGCGGCGGAGGAAGCGCGGGAGGTTGCGGCGGGGGACCTGCCGCCCGCCAACCTCGGCATGGGTTGTGGAGGGATTAGGGCAGCCCCCAGGCCCCCAGCCTACCCCAGTTCGGTGTCCCACCGAAACCCCAGTCCaaggcaccaccaccaccaagccCCGTGCGGTGGAGGTGTCCTTGCACTCTGGCTTTGTGGCAGAGCTGATGCTTCGGCCACAACGATTCCTCTGAGTGCTGTCTTTTGGCTGGTTCCCGTGCCAGTCGGCGAGCATCCTGTCCTTCCCACAGGTGAGGACGATGGCCAGCCCAGAGGACGACCTCATTGGCATCCCCTTCCCCGAGCACAGCAgcgagctgctgagctgcttgaATGAGCAGCggcagctggggctgctctgcGATGTCACCATCAAGACACAGGGGCTGGAGTACCGCACCCACCGTGCCGTCCTGGCTGCCTCCAGCCGATACTTCAAGAAGCTCTttgcggggccggggcccgggcagGAGGTCTGCGAGCTGGACTTTGTGGGGCCAGAGGCGCTGGGCGCACTGCTGGAGTTTGCCTACACGGCCACGCTCACCATCAGCAGCGCCAACATGGGTGAGGTGCTGCGTGCCGCCCAGCTGCTGGAGATCCCCTGTGTGATCGCCGCCTGTGTGGAGATCCTGcagggcagtgggatggaggtGCCCGGCCCTGATGATGGCGACTGCGAGCGTGCCCGCCGCTACCTGGAGGCTTTCGCCACCCTCCCTGAGGGTGAGGCGCCCAccccgctgcccccccgccccaccgcccGCCGCAGCAAGAAGACCCGCAAGTTCCTGCAAGCCCACAGTGCCCGGCTCAACAACCACGCTGAGGAGCTGCCCACCGAGGCTGAGGGCTgcggcagccccccacccccccccccagccgccctcACCCCCCCTGCCtgaggggctgcccctgccctacGAGAGCTTCGAgctgccagaggaggaggagctgcccccacaccccttccccttcccctacCAGCCCCCCTTGTCCCCCGAGGAGGCCGCCTCCGACGAGGACACCATTGACCCCGACCTGATGGCGTACCTGAGCTCACTGCACCACGAGTCGCTGGCACCTGGGCTGGATACACCTGACAAGCTGGTGCGCAAGCGCCGCTCGCAGATGCCCCAGGAGTGCCCTGTCTGCCACAAGGTCATCCATGGTGCCGGCAAGCTGCCCCGCCACATGCGCACGCACACAGGCGAGAAGCCCTTCGCCTGCCAGGTCTGCGGGGTCCGCTTCACACGGTGAGTGCTGCCAGACGGACCCCTCCCTGCCTGACGGGTACCCGGCACCATCCCCATGGCAcctctcctgccagccctgccagtgCCTGGCCGCATCCCTGGCCCAGTGCAGTGCAGGTTCGTGGGGTTGTCTGTATCCTGTAAGCGCTGCCGGATGGACCCTCCCTGCCTGCCACCAAGGGTACCTGGCACCTTTCCCTGCCACACCTCCCCTGCTGGCACCTGGCTGCATACCTGGTGTGATGCAGCACAGGGACCCATTTCCCACCAcctccagggctgcagcagtCCCCGCACACCCCAGCCAGGCACCCAGGAggtcccctgccctgccagagcacCCACACCCCCGTGCCCTGCAGAGCATCCCTGCCACACGTCCCCACCACGGGCCTGTTAGCACCATCCCCCTGCCTGCCGCAGCTGGGTGGCTCCTTCCCTGGGGATGCTGGCCGCCCTGTGCCGACatcttgtctgtgtgtgtgtccccccgcaGGAACGACAAGCTGAAGATCCACATGCGCAAGCACACGGGCGAGCGGCCCTACTCCTGCCAGCGCTGCAGCGCCCGCTTCCTGCACAGCTACGACCTGAAGAACCACATGCACCTGCACACAGGCGCCCGGCCCTACGAGTGCTACCTCTGCCACAAGGCCTTCGCCAAGGACGACCACCTCCAGCGGCACCTCAAGGGCCAGAACTGCCTGGAGGTGCGGACCCGCCGCCGTCGCCGTGACGAGCCGCCCCCGCCACCCGCCGGTCCCCCCGGCCTCGACCTCTCCAACGGGCGGCTGGATGGGCTGCGCCTCTCCATCGCCCGCTACTGGGGTCCGGGACGgcccgaggaggaggaagaggagcaagaGGGCGAGGAAGGGCCACAGCCGGACGACGCCGTGCAGGTGGAGACGGCGTAGGGCCGCTGCGATGGCGGGTGCtgtgccgagccgtgccgtgcccgcTGGAGTTTCTGTTCCCGTTTTTCCCCGTCACGGTTCGTTCCCAGTTATGCAAAGGGGGAAACTCCCCCCTGGCCGATTTGCACAATGGGGTGgggggctccccgccgcccccccgccgtgcccgggtcccccccccccgccaccgtgCCCGGGCGGCGGAGCCCCGGCGGGGATGGTGGTGGCGGGGAAGAAGCGGGACcggggtgtgtccccccccaaaccctccccgtGGATGTCCCCCCCCcagcggggccgggaccgggcggGGGCGCCCACGGACAAGCCCGCCCCCGCCAACCGGGGagagcgcggggcggggccgccagGGCGCCCCCTGCTGGCCCCGCCTCGCGCTCTCCCCGGTTGGCGCGGAGAGGGGGGCCGCCGCCCCGCGCTGTACATAGCTTGTGTCCCCcaccccccgtccccgtcccaaGCAGCCCCTCCCCGGCGAGCCCCCCTCGCCCCTGCACTCCCGGCTGCTTTCTCTTGGTTGCACTATTCGGGTGAGCCCACCCGGgtgtggggcagccccggcccccacccggcccccccacccccgacccCCAAAGCACCCCGGCCCTGTGGGACCCCCCATCCCCGGGGTGGCCGGACCCCAGCGGTCACCCTTCTGCCCTTTgcacatgcccccccccccccccccagggcgcAGTCCCGCCGGGGGAGCAGGGGACCGGCACTATTTGCCTAAAATAAGAGTTtatctatatttaaaaaagatGATGTAATATattccccccccggcccctccgctgCTGCCCGCCAGCGCTGCCCGGCCCCCTGCGCGTCTGTCCCTTGCCATGGGGTGCCGGGAGGGGTGATGGGGACGAGGGGCTTGGCTCCTGTCATGGCTTTAAAGTGCCTTATGGTGAACTTGAAATTTTCGGCTACTTGAACCTCTCTGGTGTCAGGAACCAAACGAATAATTGgcgggcggccgccccccgccctgcCGGGTcgcctctgtctgtctgtctgtctgtttgtgtttgttttttttaaacgaAGGCTGCTTGGTAATAAACGGAGAAGCAGGGATCCCCCCCGCGCCCGGCTGTCTGTCCGCCCTGGAGCAACACTACTCAGGCCTGGGGGAGCGAGCGGGTCTGGGGgcactgtggggctgggggcaccaTAGtaatggggctgggggcaccatagggatggggatgggggcaccatggggatggggatgggggcaccatggggatggggacggggacatcAAGGGGCTCTGGGtaccatggggatggggatggggatgggtggGGGCACTGAGGGCCTGGGGGCACAATGGAGCTGGGGGCACCATGGGGATGGAGCCAGAGGCAGCATGGGGCTCGGGGCACCACAAGGTTGGGACCATCGTGGGGTTCTGGATGCCAGCTCCAGGcgcagggatgctgctgccttgAAGATCAGGTGCTTTATTCACCAGCGCCTCCCCACCCGCCCCAGCAGCTCCCGGCTTCCACCACGCTGCTCAGGCTCCAGCCATGACCCCAGAGCCTGGCCCCGCATCCTCGCCACCGCGTGGCACCGTCCTGCCATCACCaggccctgccctggctgctagGTGGCTGCAGggccatcacctcctccagctcGCTGCCACTGCTCTCAGGCTGCTCCTGGTAGCTGAAgtccaggctggggggggagagcAGTGTTGGtgaccagcacccccagtgcCAGGGCATGTCAGGGACATCGCCACTCCCATCACCAGCCCTCACCTGGAAATCGAGCTGTCCTCGCCATCCATCCCACTGCTGCCCCCGTCGCTCTCCCTGCTCGCCTCCTCCTTCAGCTGGGCTCGCAGCCGGGCTGCCAGTTCAGGGGGCAGCCGGcggctgcccccccagccccccaccacTTTGCggatgtgctgctgcagcagccgcCCTTGCTCCTGTCCCTGCAGCGCCCGCACAGCTCCCAGCCACAGCCCCACCGTGTCCTCGTCGCTGGAGTCCCTGCAgagttggggcggggggggcgagctgcagacccccccacccactgcagccccaccAGACTCCAGTGGGCTCCCTGCACCCCTCTGCTCACATCTCCTCGTCCCCAGTGTCCCGGTAGCTCAGGGGGCCCATGCAGATGGAACAGATGTTGTTCAGGGTTTGGTAGCACTCAGTGCAATACAACCCTAGGGAAAATGGGGCACGTGAGGGGGCCAGGAAATTCTGAGGGCAGTGTCCCCTGTCTAGGGGAGCTCCTACCTTTGCAGCTGGGTGTGATGCATGCGATGAAATCCGGCTGCTCTGCCGTCCCACAGGCCAGGCAGCGTTTCTGCTGGATGCCCAAGAGCCGAACCAGCCGGGCAAAGGTAGGCAGCCTGCCGGCAGGGAGTTGATGCTCCATGGGGCAACGCCATCCCCGGGGGTCCGCAGCAAGGGCTTTGCCCTTGCTGCGGACCCCCGGGGATGGCGTTGCCCTTTTGCAATGCCCAGCAAGGTGCTTATGGGGTTGGGATGGCTCCAACTCCATGCATGCACTCCCCAGGGGAGCTTACCTGGAGGTAAGGAATAGGAGCAGGTTGCCTTGCCCGGCGTCAGCCGTACGCTGCATGACAGCTTGGCGCAGGGCACGTGCCAGCCCTGCCCGCCGTGCCAGGATGGTGCTGTGGAGGAAGGTTGTGCGCTCCTGGCATGGCAGGGGTGGGGTGAGGGCAGGTGGCTGCCGAGGGGGcatggggaggtgggagggggggctTCTCACCTGCTCGCGGCATGGGTAGTAGGCAGCACACACTGCCCGGCGCAGGCGTGCCACATAGCTGCCGAAGACAGCGATGAAGAGGCAGATGCCATACAGAAGTCCTGGTGAGAAGAGGATGAGTCACGCAGGGGTGACCCCCCCTGCGCCCTCCCCCTGCTACCCAGCAC
Coding sequences:
- the ZBTB7B gene encoding LOW QUALITY PROTEIN: zinc finger and BTB domain-containing protein 7B (The sequence of the model RefSeq protein was modified relative to this genomic sequence to represent the inferred CDS: deleted 1 base in 1 codon), with amino-acid sequence MASPEDDLIGIPFPEHSSELLSCLNEQRQLGLLCDVTIKTQGLEYRTHRAVLAASSRYFKKLFAGPGPGQEVCELDFVGPEALGALLEFAYTATLTISSANMGEVLRAAQLLEIPCVIAACVEILQGSGMEVPGPDDGDCERARRYLEAFATLPEGEAPTPLPPRPTARRSKKTRKFLQAHSARLNNHAEELPTEAEGCGSPPPPPPAALTPLPEGLPLPYESFELPEEEELPPHPFPFPYQPPLSPEEAASDEDTIDPDLMAYLSSLHHESLAPGLDTPDKLVRKRRSQMPQECPVCHKVIHGAGKLPRHMRTHTGEKPFACQVCGVRFTRNDKLKIHMRKHTGERPYSCQRCSARFLHSYDLKNHMHLHTGARPYECYLCHKAFAKDDHLQRHLKGQNCLEVRTRRRRRDEPPPPPAGPPGLDLSNGRLDGLRLSIARYWGPGRPEEEEEEQEGEEGPQPDDAVQVETA